In Paramormyrops kingsleyae isolate MSU_618 chromosome 13, PKINGS_0.4, whole genome shotgun sequence, a single window of DNA contains:
- the scamp5a gene encoding secretory carrier-associated membrane protein 5 encodes MAENNFPPLPRFIPLKPCFYQDFNEIPDQHRTMCKRLYYLWILNSATLAVNLIGCLAWMCGGGGATNFGMAILWLILFTPCSYVCWFRPIYKAFKTDSSFNFMAFFFVFMAQVVISIIQTVGIPGWGVCGWLATITFFSTNIGSAVVMLIPTIMFTAVAVLSFIALTRVHNYYRGTGGSMSKAQQEWATGAWKNPHVQQAAQQAAMGAAQGAMHQQAPEY; translated from the exons ATGGCCG AAAACAACTTTCCCCCCTTGCCTCGCTTCATTCCTTTGAAGCCATGCTTCTATCAGGACTTCAATGAAATCCCAGACCAGCATCGCACCATGTGCAAGAGGCTGTACTACCTCTGGATCC TGAACAGCGCCACGTTGGCagtgaatctgattggctgcctggCGTGGATGTGCGGCGGAGGCGGGGCTACTAACTTTGGCATGGCCATCCTCTGGCTCATCCTGTTCACGCCCTGCTCTTACGTCTGTTGGTTTCGGCCTATCTACAAAGCCTTCAA GACGGACAGCTCCTTCAACTTCATGGCGTTCTTCTTCGTCTTCATGGCCCAGGTGGTCATCAGCATCATCCAGACTGTGGGAATCCCAGGCTGGGGGGTGTG CGGCTGGCTCGCCACCATCACCTTCTTCAGCACCAACATCGGCTCGGCCGTGGTCATGCTGATCCCCACCATCATGTTCACGGCGGTGGCCGTGCTCTCCTTCATCGCCCTGACCAGG GTGCACAACTACTACCGGGGCACAGGCGGCAGCATGAGCAAAGCGCAGCAGGAATGGGCTACCGGAGCCTGGAAGAACCCCCATGTGCAGCAGGCGGCGCAACAGGCGGCTATGGGGGCTGCGCAGGGGGCCATGCACCAGCAGGCCCCGGAGTACTGa